In Collimonas arenae, a single genomic region encodes these proteins:
- the kdsA gene encoding 3-deoxy-8-phosphooctulonate synthase, translating into MKLCGFDIGLDQPFFLIAGPCVIESRQMALDTAGKLKEITSELGINFIYKSSFDKANRSSGASFRGLGMDKGLEILAEVKAQIGVPVLTDIHEIDEIKPVAAVVDVLQTPAFLCRQTDFINACAQSGKPVNIKKGQFLAPHDMINVIAKARAAAREAGLPEDNFMACERGASFGYNNLVSDMRSLAIMRETGCPVVFDATHSVQLPGGQGSTSGGQREFVPVLARAAIAVGVSGVFMETHPNPAEAKSDGPNAVPLGRIKELLSTMIDLDRVVKKNGFIESNFG; encoded by the coding sequence ATGAAACTTTGTGGCTTTGACATTGGTCTGGATCAGCCGTTTTTCCTGATCGCCGGTCCGTGCGTGATCGAATCGCGCCAGATGGCGCTGGATACCGCCGGCAAACTGAAAGAGATCACCAGCGAGCTGGGCATCAATTTCATTTACAAATCGTCTTTCGATAAGGCTAACCGTTCGTCCGGCGCGTCGTTCCGCGGTCTCGGCATGGACAAGGGGCTGGAGATCCTGGCCGAAGTCAAAGCGCAAATCGGCGTGCCGGTGCTGACCGATATTCATGAAATTGATGAAATCAAGCCGGTGGCAGCAGTGGTCGACGTTTTACAGACGCCGGCTTTCCTGTGCCGCCAGACCGATTTCATCAATGCTTGCGCGCAGTCCGGCAAGCCGGTGAATATCAAGAAGGGCCAGTTCCTGGCGCCGCACGACATGATCAACGTCATCGCCAAAGCGCGCGCTGCTGCACGCGAAGCTGGCTTGCCGGAAGATAATTTCATGGCTTGCGAACGTGGTGCATCGTTCGGCTACAACAACCTGGTATCCGACATGCGCTCACTGGCGATCATGCGCGAAACCGGTTGCCCGGTGGTGTTCGATGCCACTCACTCGGTACAATTGCCGGGCGGCCAGGGCAGCACCTCCGGCGGCCAGCGCGAATTCGTGCCGGTATTGGCGCGCGCAGCGATTGCAGTCGGCGTGTCAGGTGTGTTCATGGAAACCCATCCGAATCCGGCCGAAGCCAAATCGGATGGCCCGAACGCGGTGCCGCTGGGACGCATCAAAGAATTGTTGTCGACCATGATAGACCTGGACCGGGTCGTCAAAAAGAATGGCTTTATCGAAAGCAATTTCGGTTGA